One Gadus macrocephalus chromosome 17, ASM3116895v1 genomic window, CACCCGCACTCGGGGGGTACGTTAGCAGTTACAGGGGGTACCTGGAAAGTTTTAAGATATGACTTTATTACACCCACAAATCAGTTTTGGTAAAAATGGTAAAAAGAATAAACATATAATTTTATATGTTTATTCTTATAGAATTACAATATAGGTTGAAATGTGTTCAATATAttgctgaatgaatgaatatgaaCCATAATGCTAAATTAAAAGATATGATATCAGCTTAAGGATTACATTTGTGCTTTGGTGTTGATGAGGGGGTAACTGATCAGGATATGGGGGTACATATGAGACAGAAAGATTGGGAAACGCTAGTATATATTTCAATTTAAcagaaaatgtaatttaatcCTAAAACATCATAAAATAGTATTAACATTTTCCTGAGTAAATTCAAATGAGGATTATATGTAGTGTATTAGTAACCCGTTTGACTTTTGGACAAAAGATACCGTGTTCGATCCCGGAATGGCTTTTAAATTGGTAAATAGTGAAATAAATTGCACTCTATTGCTGCTCTTTTGCTTCCGCTTTTGTCTTGTTCCAGAAACCTTTACCAAAGACGATATAAAGCTGTATGAGACGGCAGATTTGGAGGTCGTGGAGGGAGACAGCATCACACTCCATTGTTGCTTGAGAGCCGTCAACCCCACAAAGTATAAAGTGAACTGGTTGAAAAATGAGGATCAAATTCTTCACCAACCGACAGCCGTGAGGTATGACGGAGAGGGCTGTGGTTCGGCCCTGTCGCCTTCGAACAGCGGTACCTGTGGCTGTGCCACCCTGACCCTTCCCAACGTCACCCGCAAGCACACTGGGCGTTACATCTGCAAGGTGACCATGGATAAGCCCATGCTTATTCAGTCTTTGGGAAACGGCACGATGATCACTGTCACGGAACGACGGAGCCCAACCAACGGAACAACacaaaaaagtatattttttttataaacttaTGGCTTAGTTTATATtccaaacaaaaaatatttttggttTAGTTTGGTACCAGAGTTTAATGGTCCATTGTAATATCAGAGAGGATGGGCAAGGGGTTCAGGTTATTCAGCTCCCTTCCGAAcgtttctgggtttgatccccaatgtccattACCTAACTTGTGGGTATCCTTGAGCTTGATGCCCTTTATCTTTTCCTGCTCCATATTGGCATGTATCTGAATTTACTGTAATTAtcgttggataaaagcttcagTTTGATGACTATGTACTAAATGCTAATATTCTCAATCCCTTTTCAACCCCTTTGTCTGACCAAAGATTCCGCTGAACACGCTGCAATGCAATTCCCCGTCATCGTTTCGCTGGGAATAGTAATGGCCGCCGCGTTCTTTGTCACTCTGTTATGTCTGTGGAAGCTGCGGAAGAGACAAGGTACAAAACAAATTGTTAGAATCGAAAGACCGGACATTTTACATCATGCTATGAGTCCTGTAGCTTTCAGCCTGTTCCCATGAACTCACATCTTTTGAGACTAACCCTGATAAACAGATAAGGAAATGTCTGAAAACGAATTTAAAACATGCTAAGTACTCAAGAGATTTCAGCTTATTAGCATGAATCAAAAAACCTTTTATAGTATTTTTTGTATGCATGGACATATATTTCCTTGCACTTGTGTCAGTCTGTGTATTTTGTGCATTTCTTTCCGTTTGGATGTGTTGGAATTCCTAACTGGTccatttctgtatgtgtgtgtgtgtgtgtgtgtgtgtgtgtgtgtgtgtgtgtgtgtgtgtgtgtgtgtgtgtgtgtgtgtgtgtgtgtgtgtgtgtgtgtgtgtgtgtgtgtgtgtgtgtgtgtgtgtgtgtgtgtgtgtgtgtgtgtgttagagttgGACCGAGCAGCAAGGGTGATCTATGAGGTTCCCCACGAGGACTCCGAGGTGGACGGAACCAGCACCAGCTCGTCCAAAGGGTCCTCCCAGTGGGTGAGTCTGGCGGAGGGCTAGGGGGTTCCACTCCCAGCCAGAAAGTAccaggtttgatccccaatgtccccaGTCTAACCTGTAGGCATCATTCAGCAAGAAGATCAtcacccctacctgttcctcaTAGAGGAACCACAACGCTCGCTAGTTACTAATATAATATTGCCTTGCACGAAACAAGAACATTAATCTGAGGAGTTGGAAAATTGACATCATTGGATTTAGTTTTGGATTTGGTTTGCGTTCTCCATTGGTCAGATTCTGGATAAAAATCGTCCAACTCAAGTTTTTAGTGGAAGGGGAGTTTATGTTGCTGACTGTGCTCTTTCCACAACACGCATTATGAAGCAGATCTCTCCAACACCCCTTCAACAACCTAAGTTGGACTAAACTTATTTTTGCGTATCATGACATGTTTTACACAATGGGAAAATTACTTTTGATCAAGTGATGCTTGTGGGTGAATACCAATTCAAAGAAAATAGCAAAATAAATTCTAAAAGCTTATATAGAGCGAATACATCGTAGTTCTTAAACTTTGTGTTTTATGTATATGAACATGACTTaatccgtctctctttctctctttctctctgtctctccctctctttgtctctgacAGTGTCAGGTACCCATGTATGAGTCCTTCGACTACTTTGAGTGTGTGGTGGAAAGCAAGGGCGGTGGATGAAGGAGTCTCAATCTGTTGTTTCCCTTGTTGGTTTTGTTAATATCTCTGATACGTTCTGTCATCTGTGTCcatccatgttgttttttaaacaagcTAATTTAAAGTCATGCATTAACTGTGAAATAGCAAAGAAGCCTTGCCaggtttaattaaaaattattgtACAGTATGTAATTGTGAATAAAGATTTTTAATATAGTCACTTATGTTCTCTGTTACTTCTgctatgtttgcgtgtgtgtctgtctgtgtgtttctctgtgcagTTAAGAAGAGGCTAAATGCAGTAGGCCAGGGAAAGGAAGTGAACAACATGTCTATGTTGGTAGTTCTAATCGAATGTCGACATCTAGGCTACCTTTGGTGGTCGACTggcttttctttaaaaaaaattaaaaagttcAAAGAATTTGCACTTGCATCCTTTGCAACACATCGTGATAAGAAGTGGTTATATTTCAATCACATCCATGCTTGCTTATTCCAAACGTGTTCTAAGCAAGACTTATGTCGTTCAACGTCTAAACTGGTGACGTTCAACGTATACAGACGTGTTGACTCTTACATGTACGTTCACGTATGACTGTTTGATCGAgaaagagtttgtgtgtgtgtgtgtgcctgtgtgtgtgtgtgtgtgtgtgcgtctgtgtgtgtctgtgtgtgtgtctgatggaaGTGGGAGGTACGATGTCTGTAAGAAAGCGATCACAAGAGCTGAGTGGTGCATCAGTGGAGGATGGAGTTTCCACTGAAGACTATGTTGCTTCTCTCTCTGGGGCCGCTGCTGGCTCGGGGTGAGTACCGCTCATAACTCATCTTCCTCCCGCTGCTATGAAGACCTTAAGAAAAGGGATTCCCAACTGGGGGTACGCCCGGTACGTAAGCAGTTACAGGGGGTACCTGGAAAGATTTGAGATATTACTTTATTGCACCCACAAATCAGTTTTGGTAAAAAATTATGCAGAATCTTGCTGATCAGGATATGGGGGTATGTATAAGACAGAAAAGGTTGGGAAACACTTgttaaataatacaattatacgTCCTTCTACTTTTGTCTTGTTCCAGAAATTGTACAAGGGAAGGACATAAAGCTGTATCAGACGGCAGATTTGGAGGTCATCGAGGGAGACAGCGTCACACTCCATTGTTGCTGGACAGCCGTCAACCATCAACAGTATAGAGTGAAATGGTTGAAAAGTGAGGTTAAAATTCCTCACCAACCGACAGCCGTGAGGTATGACGGAGAGGGCTGTGGTTCGGCCCTGTCACCTGTGAACAACGGTACCTGTGGCTGTGCCACCCTGACCCTTCCCAATGTCACCCGCAACCACACTGGGCGTTACATCTGCCAGGTGAACAAAGTGAGGCCCATGTTTATTCAGTTTGG contains:
- the LOC132475934 gene encoding uncharacterized protein LOC132475934 isoform X2, translated to MEFPLRTMLLLSLGLLARETFTKDDIKLYETADLEVVEGDSITLHCCLRAVNPTKYKVNWLKNEDQILHQPTAVRYDGEGCGSALSPSNSGTCGCATLTLPNVTRKHTGRYICKVTMDKPMLIQSLGNGTMITVTERRSPTNGTTQKNSAEHAAMQFPVIVSLGIVMAAAFFVTLLCLWKLRKRQGLDRAARVIYEVPHEDSEVDGTSTSLSKGSSQWCRVPVYESFDYFERVVESKGGG
- the LOC132475934 gene encoding uncharacterized protein LOC132475934 isoform X1 — encoded protein: MEFPLKTMLLLSLGPLLAREIVQGKDIKLYQTADLEVIEGDSVTLHCCWTAVNHQQYRVKWLKSEVKIPHQPTAVRYDGEGCGSALSPVNNGTCGCATLTLPNVTRNHTGRYICQVNKVRPMFIQFGGNGTMITVTERRSPTNGTTQENSTIDASLWPLVPVVVSLAIVMAAAFPVTRICLWKLRKRRGLDRAARVIYEVPHEDSEVDGTSTSLSKGSSQWCRVPVYESFDYFERVVESKGGG